The genomic stretch ACGAAGAGATCGGCGGCATAAATCACTTGGACGGAACCAACCTTCCGTCGGAGGGTTCGATCAACCGACTCGCGTCGGATCTCATGCATCTGCTCTTCCCGGGGTTCTTCCAACAATCACCCGCGCGGAAGGACACGCTCCTCCAGGCGACCGGAGCCTTGTTGGAGTCGGTCGCCGAACGTCTGCGCGCCGAGATCGAAAAAGCGCTTCGTTCCGCCGACCTCCCCGAACCCGCCGAGCAAGCGCAAGCGTACACGACTCATCTTCTCGAGCGCTTGCCGGAGATCCGCACCATCGTCCGAACGGACGTCGAAGCGGCCTACGTGGGCGACCCCGCCGCGCGCAGCCTCGAAGAAATCATCCTCGCCTACCCGTGTGTATTGGTGATCTCACTACAACGCATCGCCCATGTGCTCTACCGTCTCGGCGTGCCGATCATCCCGCGCATGCTCACGGAGTACGCGCACGAGCGCACCGGCACCGACATCCACCCCGGCGCGGAGATCGGCTCGCATTTCTTCATCGATCACTGCACCGGCGTCGTGATCGGCGAGACGACTCGGATCGGCCATCACGTGAAGATCTATCAAGGCGTCACGTTGGGTGCCAAGTCGTTCGAACTCGACGACCATGGCAATCCCGTGAAGGGCGTGAAACGCCATCCCGACATCGGCAACCACGTCACCATTTACCCGGGAGCGTCGATCCTCGGCGGTCGCACCGTCGTCGGCGACCACTCGGTCGTCGGATCGAACGTCTGGTTGATGAAGTCGATCCCACCGGACAGCATCGTCTACTACCAAGGCGAAGTCACCTCCGTCGTTCGCGACAAACAGTCGCGTTCGGTGAGTGCCACGTCCACTCGCGAAAAGACGGAGGCGCTCGACTGGATCATCTGATTCGGAGTCCTCCGACCGCAGCGCACGCGGGCCCTTTTCTCGTCGCAATCTCTCGCACGCGGTCCGTATCTCCGAACCTTCCTCTTCGAACCCACATGCGCGTCCCCTTCACGAAAATGCACGGTGCCGGCAACGATTTCGTCCTTATGGACAATCGTGCCGGCGACATCCACCTGACCACGGCGTCGATCGAAGCGTTGTGCCACCGCCGTTTCGGCATCGGTGCCGACGGCGTGCTGCTCCTCCAGCGCCCGGAGGATCCGTCGCGCCAACACGCCCGCATGGTCTACTTCAACTCCGACGGCTCACGCGCCGAGATGTGCGGCAACGGGGCCCGCTGTTTCACCTCGTTCGCGCTCGCGCACGGTGAAGGCGAAGGAAACTCCCTGCGTTTCCTCACCGACGCAGGCGAGATCTCCGCCACGCGCGACGGCGACGAAATCACCGTGCAGATGATCGAACCCTTCGACATCCGCACCGGCATCTCCGTCCCGCTCCAAGCCGGAGCCGCGATCGTGCACCACGCCAACACGGGCGTGCCTCACGTGGTCCGCTTCGTCGACGACGTCCGCACGATCGACATTCGCCCCGAGGGCGCGGAACTGAGGTTTCATCCCGCCTTCGGTCCCAAAGGCGCGAACGCCAACTTCGCCCAAATCACTCCCGACGGACTCGTGCTCGTCCGCACATACGAGCGTGGCGTGGAAGACGAGACGCTTGCCTGCGGCACCGGCGTAACCGCGGTCGGCATCCTGGCCCATCTCGTCCACGGTGTTTCGCTCCCCGTGCGCCTTCGCGTCGCCGGGGGCGACCACCTCACGATCGGCCTGAAGCGCGACGGTGACCGCGTCACTGCCGTGACGATGACGGGACCTGCAAAGTTGGTGTTCACCGGCGAGGTAGACATCTAGGCGACCGGCATCGACCGGACCACCCTTGCGCCTGCGTATTCGGCGACCCGACTAGCGAGGCGCAAACACCCAATCGGTATCGCGCACGGCGAGCCCGCGCGCGATCTCGCGGCCGAGAAACGGCCCTGCATAGATCATACCCGTGTAGACTTGCACGAGCGATGCGCCGGCATCGAGCTTCTCGCCGGCCGACACCGCGTCGTCGATCCCTCCCACGCCGATGACGGGCAACCGCCCGTCCATGCGCCGAGCGATGTAGTGAATCACTTCCGTGGAACGGCGTCGCACTGGTTTGCCGCTGAGTCCGCCGGCCTCGTTCACGTGTGCGAACACTCCGGGACGCGCGATGGTCGTATTCGTCGCGATGATACCGGAGAGCCCGAAGTCGACGATCGCTTGGAGAATCGCGTCGACCTGTGGAAAAGTGACGTCCGGCGCTATCTTCAGAAGGATCGGACGAGACGTCGCCCCGCGCGCGCGATTCGCCCCTTGCAAGGCTTCGAGCAACACCCGGACACGATCCTCGTCCTGCAATCGCCGAAGATCAGGCGTGTTCGGACTCGAGATGTTGATCGCCACGTAGTCGGCGTGATCCGCCAAAAGTCGAAAGGACCCGAGGTAGTCCGCCACCGCATCGTCGATCGAAGCCGCGCGCGATTTTCCGAGATTGATCCCGATCGGCACGCGTCTTTTGCCGGGCCCCGGTTGTTTGCTCAATCGCGCCGCCACCGCTTCGGCACCGTCGTTGTTGAAGCCCATCCGATTGATCACCGCCTCTTCGGCCGGATAGCGAAACACGCGCGGCTTCGGGTTTCCCGGCTGCGCCTGCAACGTCACCGTCCCGACCTCGACATGCCCGAAGCCGAGCGCACCGAGCGCGCGCCAAGCGATCGCGTTCTTGTCGAAACCAGCCGCCACACCCACACGGTTGGGGAACTTCAAGCCGAACAGTTTCACTGGTCGCGCCGCCGCCCCTTCTCCCGCCAGCAACGCCAGCACACCGCGCGCTGGCGCGATCAACGACGCCAACGCCAACGCATGCACGGCGCGCTCGTGCGCCGTTTCCGG from Opitutales bacterium ASA1 encodes the following:
- a CDS encoding serine acetyltransferase, whose product is MTGPNIGVCLSALMSLQHIKEAMLRSYEEIGGINHLDGTNLPSEGSINRLASDLMHLLFPGFFQQSPARKDTLLQATGALLESVAERLRAEIEKALRSADLPEPAEQAQAYTTHLLERLPEIRTIVRTDVEAAYVGDPAARSLEEIILAYPCVLVISLQRIAHVLYRLGVPIIPRMLTEYAHERTGTDIHPGAEIGSHFFIDHCTGVVIGETTRIGHHVKIYQGVTLGAKSFELDDHGNPVKGVKRHPDIGNHVTIYPGASILGGRTVVGDHSVVGSNVWLMKSIPPDSIVYYQGEVTSVVRDKQSRSVSATSTREKTEALDWII
- the dapF gene encoding diaminopimelate epimerase is translated as MRVPFTKMHGAGNDFVLMDNRAGDIHLTTASIEALCHRRFGIGADGVLLLQRPEDPSRQHARMVYFNSDGSRAEMCGNGARCFTSFALAHGEGEGNSLRFLTDAGEISATRDGDEITVQMIEPFDIRTGISVPLQAGAAIVHHANTGVPHVVRFVDDVRTIDIRPEGAELRFHPAFGPKGANANFAQITPDGLVLVRTYERGVEDETLACGTGVTAVGILAHLVHGVSLPVRLRVAGGDHLTIGLKRDGDRVTAVTMTGPAKLVFTGEVDI
- a CDS encoding quinone-dependent dihydroorotate dehydrogenase; translated protein: MGALYRGLIRPVLFRSDPETAHERAVHALALASLIAPARGVLALLAGEGAAARPVKLFGLKFPNRVGVAAGFDKNAIAWRALGALGFGHVEVGTVTLQAQPGNPKPRVFRYPAEEAVINRMGFNNDGAEAVAARLSKQPGPGKRRVPIGINLGKSRAASIDDAVADYLGSFRLLADHADYVAINISSPNTPDLRRLQDEDRVRVLLEALQGANRARGATSRPILLKIAPDVTFPQVDAILQAIVDFGLSGIIATNTTIARPGVFAHVNEAGGLSGKPVRRRSTEVIHYIARRMDGRLPVIGVGGIDDAVSAGEKLDAGASLVQVYTGMIYAGPFLGREIARGLAVRDTDWVFAPR